From the genome of Geminocystis herdmanii PCC 6308, one region includes:
- the yidC gene encoding membrane protein insertase YidC translates to MDFGIGFISTNIMLPILDFFYGIVPSYGFGIIALTLVVRFAVYPLSAGQIRNMRKMRITQPLMKERQEEIKKKYKDNPQKQQEEMGKIMQEFGNPLAGCLPLLLQMPILFALFATLRGSPFSDINYTVDLQIFPQEQIERIAPQPYSTKSQNVFVTDGLHNKITAILPTGNKLTVGESEKIELQTIEGKSLQDLNNQYPESNIQPRWVVTKGEERITVNENGEITALGVGDATIQITIPGIAADKGFLFIQALGRVGATNPDGSINWDIVGMIIFFGVSIYLNQELSGTGQKPAGNDQQQTVNKITPILFSGMFLFFPLPAGVLMYIVLANVFQTIQTLILTREPLPENIQKILDEQEKAAKGREVIPFEKKAGKKKEKTS, encoded by the coding sequence ATGGATTTTGGTATAGGTTTTATATCAACTAATATAATGTTGCCAATCCTAGACTTTTTTTATGGGATTGTGCCTAGTTATGGTTTTGGCATTATCGCCCTAACTTTAGTCGTAAGATTCGCCGTTTATCCCCTCAGCGCTGGGCAAATTCGCAATATGAGAAAAATGCGGATTACTCAACCTTTGATGAAGGAAAGACAAGAAGAAATCAAGAAAAAATATAAAGACAATCCTCAAAAACAACAAGAGGAAATGGGAAAAATCATGCAAGAATTTGGTAATCCCCTCGCAGGATGCCTTCCCTTGTTATTACAAATGCCCATCTTATTCGCTTTATTTGCAACCCTCAGAGGTTCACCGTTTTCTGACATTAACTACACCGTTGACTTACAGATTTTTCCTCAAGAACAAATTGAACGTATCGCACCTCAACCCTATAGCACCAAGTCTCAAAACGTATTTGTTACTGATGGTTTACACAACAAAATTACCGCTATTTTACCCACAGGTAATAAATTAACCGTAGGAGAAAGCGAAAAAATTGAATTACAAACCATCGAAGGTAAATCATTACAAGACTTAAATAATCAATATCCTGAAAGTAATATACAACCCCGATGGGTAGTAACTAAAGGTGAAGAAAGAATTACTGTTAATGAAAATGGCGAAATCACCGCTTTAGGAGTGGGAGATGCCACCATTCAAATTACTATCCCCGGTATCGCCGCCGATAAAGGATTCTTATTTATTCAGGCTTTAGGCAGAGTGGGCGCCACTAATCCTGACGGTTCGATTAACTGGGATATTGTGGGCATGATTATCTTCTTTGGTGTCAGTATCTATCTTAACCAAGAATTATCAGGTACAGGTCAAAAACCCGCTGGAAATGATCAACAACAAACCGTCAATAAAATTACCCCCATTCTCTTTTCGGGAATGTTCTTATTTTTCCCCCTTCCTGCTGGGGTTTTAATGTATATCGTTCTTGCCAACGTTTTTCAGACTATTCAAACTCTCATCTTAACCCGTGAACCTTTGCCTGAGAATATTCAAAAAATCTTAGATGAGCAAGAAAAAGCGGCAAAAGGTAGAGAAGTGATACCTTTTGAGAAAAAAGCAGGGAAAAAGAAAGAAAAAACTTCATAA
- a CDS encoding PH domain-containing protein → MGIREDVFYEGGPHIGDLIFNILLAFTVICLPLTVGAIVRAIWLRFRITDRRISITGGWQGKDRTDIIYSEIVKVVKVPRGLGFWGDIVVTLKDRSRLEMRAVPRFREIYDYICDRAADKTGRPKDAIAQ, encoded by the coding sequence ATGGGCATTAGAGAAGATGTTTTTTATGAAGGTGGTCCCCATATCGGGGATCTCATTTTCAATATTCTATTAGCTTTTACTGTTATCTGTCTTCCTCTGACGGTAGGGGCGATCGTTCGTGCTATTTGGCTAAGATTTCGCATTACCGATCGACGAATTTCTATTACTGGCGGTTGGCAAGGAAAAGATCGTACCGATATTATCTACTCAGAAATTGTCAAAGTAGTAAAAGTTCCCAGAGGTTTAGGCTTTTGGGGCGATATTGTCGTCACTCTTAAAGACAGAAGTCGTTTAGAAATGCGCGCAGTACCTCGTTTTCGTGAAATCTATGATTATATTTGCGATCGAGCCGCCGACAAAACAGGTCGTCCTAAAGATGCCATCGCCCAGTAA
- the rnpA gene encoding ribonuclease P protein component has product MGLPSRHRLKRRWDFQSVYQQGIRRSSLNLIIRALPITENSANSSMDTKIGISISRKVSKKAVVRNRIKRQIRSVFRDLLPKISSGWLIVVIVKPSAQECNYEHFLRELEQLLIRAEIIHGH; this is encoded by the coding sequence GTGGGACTACCATCACGACATAGACTAAAACGGCGGTGGGATTTTCAATCTGTTTATCAACAGGGTATTCGCCGCTCTAGTCTTAATCTCATTATTCGAGCTTTACCGATAACTGAAAATTCTGCTAATTCATCTATGGATACTAAAATTGGTATTTCCATTAGTCGCAAAGTTAGCAAAAAAGCAGTAGTTCGTAATCGGATTAAAAGACAGATTAGGTCTGTTTTTCGGGATTTATTACCAAAAATTTCTTCTGGTTGGCTGATTGTTGTTATTGTGAAACCATCAGCTCAAGAATGCAATTATGAACATTTTTTGAGAGAATTAGAACAGTTATTAATTAGAGCGGAAATAATTCATGGGCATTAG
- the rpmH gene encoding 50S ribosomal protein L34 — protein MSKHTLNGTRRKQRRTSGFRARMRTENGRKVIQARRNKGRKRLSV, from the coding sequence TTGAGTAAGCATACATTAAATGGCACAAGACGCAAACAAAGAAGAACCTCTGGTTTCCGTGCGCGTATGAGAACCGAAAATGGTCGTAAAGTGATTCAAGCTCGTCGTAATAAAGGCAGAAAAAGATTATCTGTATAA
- the cobM gene encoding precorrin-4 C(11)-methyltransferase yields MRSGVYFIGAGPGDPDLLTIKAYKILQEADVILYADSLVPKQILRDVKPSAELIATGNQTLEKIVPLMIEKVKEGLMVVRLQSGDLCLYSAIHEQMMELAEANIPFELIPGISAYQAAAAKISTELTIPELVQTIILTRVSGNASPVPDKEELKGLAAHQASLCLYLAARHVRKAQQDLLEHYPVDTPVAVCYRVGWEDEKILIVPLTEMARATEENNLIRTTMYIISPALKKLSDDEVRSQSGVSRSQSGVSRSKLYHPSHKHLFRPK; encoded by the coding sequence ATGCGCTCTGGTGTCTATTTTATCGGTGCAGGACCGGGTGATCCTGATTTGTTAACTATTAAAGCCTACAAAATTTTACAAGAAGCTGATGTAATTTTATATGCAGATTCTTTAGTACCGAAACAAATTTTAAGGGATGTTAAACCTAGTGCCGAATTAATCGCTACGGGGAATCAGACGTTAGAAAAAATTGTGCCTTTAATGATCGAAAAAGTCAAGGAAGGTTTAATGGTTGTTAGGCTTCAATCAGGGGATTTATGTCTTTATAGTGCTATTCATGAACAAATGATGGAGTTAGCAGAGGCGAATATTCCTTTTGAGTTAATACCCGGTATAAGTGCTTATCAGGCGGCGGCGGCGAAAATTAGCACGGAATTAACTATTCCAGAGTTGGTGCAAACGATCATTTTAACGAGGGTTAGCGGTAATGCGTCCCCCGTACCAGATAAGGAAGAATTGAAGGGTTTAGCGGCACATCAGGCTAGTTTATGTTTATATTTGGCGGCTCGTCATGTGCGCAAAGCTCAACAAGATTTACTTGAGCATTATCCTGTAGATACTCCTGTGGCGGTGTGTTATCGGGTGGGGTGGGAAGATGAAAAAATTTTGATTGTACCTTTAACCGAAATGGCTAGAGCTACAGAAGAAAATAACTTAATTCGTACCACGATGTATATTATCAGCCCTGCCCTCAAAAAACTTTCTGATGATGAAGTTCGATCGCAAAGTGGCGTTTCACGATCACAAAGTGGCGTTTCACGATCGAAATTATACCATCCTAGTCATAAACATTTATTTCGTCCCAAGTAG
- a CDS encoding HEAT repeat domain-containing protein: protein MSNVNLAEISSKLDSSNSKDRLLALASLREVSAEDAVPLIIKVIDDEILPVRSMAVFALGIKKTEECLPILVKLLETDPDYGIRADAAGALGYLRDIRAFEALVRSFYEDTEWLVRFSAAVSLGNLGDIRAKQVLLKALHSDETVLQQAAISALGEIKAEDCIEEILVFAQSDDWLIRQRLAESLGNFNTEKSISALKFLAKDVNPQVCQAANHSLGKINNN from the coding sequence ATGAGTAATGTTAACTTAGCTGAAATATCTAGTAAATTAGATAGTAGCAATTCTAAAGATAGACTCCTCGCCCTTGCATCTTTAAGGGAAGTTAGTGCAGAAGATGCTGTGCCTCTGATTATAAAAGTTATCGATGATGAAATTTTACCAGTTCGATCGATGGCGGTGTTTGCTTTGGGGATAAAAAAAACTGAGGAATGTTTACCTATCTTAGTAAAATTATTAGAAACCGATCCTGATTATGGTATTCGTGCCGATGCCGCTGGCGCTTTAGGTTACTTGAGAGATATTAGAGCATTTGAAGCCTTAGTTCGATCGTTCTATGAAGATACGGAATGGTTAGTTAGATTCAGCGCCGCAGTGTCATTAGGTAATTTAGGGGATATTCGAGCAAAACAAGTATTATTAAAGGCGTTACATAGTGACGAAACAGTTTTACAACAAGCGGCAATTTCTGCATTAGGAGAAATCAAAGCCGAGGATTGTATCGAAGAAATTTTAGTTTTTGCCCAATCTGACGACTGGTTAATTCGTCAAAGATTAGCGGAATCTTTAGGTAATTTTAATACAGAAAAAAGTATTTCAGCTCTGAAATTTTTAGCAAAAGATGTTAACCCTCAAGTATGTCAAGCGGCGAATCATTCTTTAGGCAAAATCAATAATAATTAG